A stretch of Borrelia turcica IST7 DNA encodes these proteins:
- a CDS encoding tRNA dihydrouridine synthase, translating into MNFLNNVSRPVMILAPMEDVTDTVFRNLIHLIGNGKEGPDIYFTEFISAAGLVRGSRQSMQHVLTRNDELTRPLFAQIWGKNPDDFFNAIEILSKLGFWGIDLNMGCPKKKIVKKGVCSALILNKTLAYEIVMASKEACLKFGLPLSVKTRHGFFCSEVEDWLGFLLELGIDMLTIHPRLAINQSEGAIDINVFDEVVKLRDKINPSTLIIGNGDILSLEQAVQIIRDYSIDGVMFGRGIFKNLNLFKKDSPNFLSNNLNFRLNILKFHIKDFHSTWSLTKDFNKLKKYFKIYFNESERNSEYFHNIMSSTNYEELFENLGRVDFREIMLSNE; encoded by the coding sequence ATGAATTTTTTAAACAATGTTAGTCGTCCGGTTATGATTTTAGCTCCGATGGAAGATGTAACAGATACTGTTTTTAGGAATTTGATTCATTTAATAGGTAATGGAAAAGAGGGACCTGATATTTACTTTACTGAGTTTATTTCTGCTGCGGGGCTTGTAAGGGGATCTAGACAGTCAATGCAACATGTTTTAACAAGAAATGATGAATTGACTCGCCCTTTGTTTGCTCAAATTTGGGGTAAGAATCCCGATGATTTTTTTAATGCCATAGAAATTTTAAGCAAACTAGGATTTTGGGGAATTGACCTTAATATGGGTTGTCCTAAGAAAAAGATAGTTAAAAAGGGAGTATGTTCTGCTTTAATTTTAAATAAAACCTTAGCTTATGAAATAGTCATGGCTAGTAAGGAGGCGTGTTTAAAATTTGGATTACCTCTTAGCGTAAAGACAAGACATGGATTTTTTTGTTCTGAAGTTGAGGATTGGTTAGGATTTTTACTGGAATTGGGTATTGATATGCTGACAATTCATCCAAGGCTTGCTATCAATCAAAGTGAAGGTGCCATAGATATTAATGTGTTTGATGAAGTTGTTAAACTTAGAGACAAAATAAATCCTTCTACATTAATTATTGGGAATGGAGATATTTTAAGTTTGGAACAAGCAGTTCAAATTATAAGAGATTATTCTATTGATGGAGTAATGTTTGGGCGTGGAATTTTTAAGAATTTAAATTTATTTAAAAAAGATTCTCCTAACTTTTTGAGTAATAATTTAAATTTTAGATTAAATATATTAAAATTTCATATAAAAGATTTTCATTCTACTTGGAGCCTTACTAAGGATTTTAATAAACTTAAGAAATACTTCAAGATTTATTTTAATGAAAGTGAGAGGAATAGTGAATATTTTCATAATATTATGAGTTCAACTAATTATGAGGAGCTTTTTGAAAATCTAGGTCGAGTGGATTTTAGGGAGATTATGTTAAGTAATGAGTAG
- a CDS encoding DUF4145 domain-containing protein, giving the protein MNYLNKKFIQKKENNKEQIELFPCLEWNTSPLITSFQQKFMEPTESSRIFTQYHSLLREPEPIPFKSISKQSIRRKESNRLQYNLLPNLEWQLCPLWQRLSSSRRNSYYQKDFITEPNHVLTKHNGILLKQVESNLIRDVKSNLFKDISETSYFYYNQAKKIAEIYIRSGIQILRLWLEYIIIRYSKILNPEIKLNKSLYSNIEIFLFEIKPYLTTENIDTLRNSMHYIRDIGNEACHVKNWHEEEFNRYIFSSLLNECDKIMTIIFNHLSYSPNKSKTILLNY; this is encoded by the coding sequence ATGAATTACCTAAATAAAAAATTTATTCAAAAAAAGGAAAACAATAAAGAACAAATTGAACTATTTCCATGCCTAGAGTGGAACACAAGCCCCTTAATAACAAGCTTTCAACAAAAATTCATGGAACCTACAGAATCTAGTCGTATATTTACTCAATATCATAGTCTATTAAGAGAACCTGAGCCCATCCCATTTAAATCTATAAGTAAACAATCCATTAGAAGGAAAGAAAGCAATAGATTACAATACAATCTATTGCCAAATCTAGAGTGGCAACTATGTCCTTTATGGCAACGCCTTTCTTCTTCAAGGAGAAATTCCTATTATCAAAAAGATTTTATAACAGAACCTAATCATGTACTTACTAAACATAATGGCATCCTATTAAAACAAGTTGAATCAAATTTAATTAGAGATGTAAAATCTAATCTTTTTAAAGATATATCAGAAACATCTTATTTTTATTACAATCAAGCGAAGAAAATTGCTGAAATTTACATAAGAAGTGGAATACAGATTCTTAGATTGTGGCTTGAATATATAATAATAAGATATTCTAAAATATTAAATCCAGAAATAAAACTTAATAAAAGCCTTTATAGCAACATAGAAATATTCCTATTTGAAATCAAACCTTACTTAACTACTGAAAATATAGATACTTTAAGAAATAGCATGCACTACATAAGAGATATAGGAAACGAGGCGTGTCATGTCAAGAATTGGCATGAAGAAGAATTTAATAGATATATATTTTCATCTTTATTAAATGAATGCGACAAAATAATGACAATAATATTTAACCATTTATCATATTCACCTAACAAATCCAAAACTATTCTCTTAAATTATTAA
- a CDS encoding purine-nucleoside phosphorylase → MNFKEINKRIDKAYDSIKDKSEFKPKTAIILGSGLSDLNSICEHGIEIPYRDIKEFPISTVDGHKGTLNINKDIAIFSGRFHYYEGYHPKEIIMPILLAKKIGIQNLIITNSSGAINSQFKINDLILINNHINFMGINPLIGTNDDNLGARFQELNSIYSNSSLVELTRNVYKNIFKENIKEGVYLAVSGPCYETTAEISFFKTIGADLVGMSTVPEVITAAYLKMNTVAISNVTNLASGMQKEPLSHEEVKINSSKISKEFEKLIKGIINTIEFN, encoded by the coding sequence ATGAATTTCAAAGAAATCAATAAAAGAATAGATAAAGCATATGATTCAATCAAAGACAAGTCAGAATTTAAACCCAAAACAGCAATAATACTTGGCTCTGGACTTAGCGACTTAAATTCAATATGTGAACATGGTATTGAAATTCCTTATAGAGACATAAAAGAATTTCCAATATCAACTGTAGATGGACATAAGGGTACATTAAACATTAATAAAGACATAGCTATTTTTTCTGGAAGATTTCATTATTATGAAGGTTATCACCCTAAAGAAATAATAATGCCTATACTGCTTGCAAAAAAAATCGGAATTCAAAATTTAATCATTACAAATTCCTCAGGAGCAATTAATAGTCAATTTAAAATAAATGATCTTATTTTAATAAACAATCACATAAATTTTATGGGAATCAATCCCTTAATTGGAACAAATGATGACAACTTGGGAGCAAGATTTCAAGAACTAAATTCAATTTACAGTAATTCAAGTTTAGTGGAATTAACAAGAAACGTTTATAAGAATATTTTTAAGGAAAACATTAAAGAAGGTGTTTATCTTGCCGTTTCAGGTCCTTGCTATGAAACAACAGCCGAAATAAGCTTTTTTAAAACAATAGGTGCAGATTTAGTTGGTATGTCAACAGTACCTGAAGTAATTACAGCAGCGTATCTTAAAATGAATACAGTAGCAATTTCAAATGTCACAAACCTAGCATCAGGTATGCAAAAGGAACCTTTGAGTCACGAGGAAGTTAAGATAAATTCATCAAAAATATCTAAAGAATTCGAAAAATTAATAAAAGGAATTATCAATACAATTGAATTTAATTGA
- a CDS encoding ATP-dependent DNA helicase, translating to MNLIDYILKKAELNIKGFVKREPQLRMIEKVSKAFDNENFLVIEAPTGTGKSLAYLISAIDFIQKTQEKVIISTASINLQEQLIKKDIKSLEKIIPFKIKFGLIKGMRNYLCLRRLEELERSLLIHTFNKNNLESLFHWAKNTQTGDKDELNFVDEKIWEEVSASTETCSGITCPDENKCFFKKARRKALECDIIITNHHLLLNDLYIRNEILTEKENYEDTSEKDEIEEDLNLILPNIKNIIIDEAHYLEEAARALFSKNFSRVGLKQLFAKVDKIIKRQNISGIYKKNFEIATMLSFENIDYIIRTKKDFPSVYRITSNTHKIDFYIRIKTHLKDIVYNLENYRSAMSSITQELENKTAKIELERLVRNIEEKETLIKNFISLNKDDNLCFWIENKKNITTFKTSEIYLGPGLNKIMYKRAKRIIFTSATLLINQSFSYFLNQTGLNLSDKDIEKEKIPYSFPYKEKSMLTVTSDIENPNNEEKFLSQSIKYIKELVLLNKGGTLILLTSFKSLKYTEKTIKDFLLENDINLFIQGDLPKHELINSFKKSQKKSVLIGIKNFWEGIDIKGDKLTMVIMPKLPFQTPSDPVLIAKNELAIQTGENFFRKETLPQAIMKFKQGFGRLIRDSKDYGIIVCFDKRIFEKTYGELFLKSLPNIEVYYSKFENIKLKIDIFFQKIEQNTIL from the coding sequence TTGAATTTAATTGATTACATACTAAAAAAAGCCGAACTAAATATCAAAGGATTTGTAAAAAGAGAACCACAGCTCAGAATGATAGAGAAGGTCAGTAAAGCCTTCGATAATGAAAATTTTCTAGTTATTGAAGCACCAACAGGGACTGGCAAAAGCCTTGCTTATTTAATCTCTGCTATTGATTTCATTCAAAAAACACAAGAAAAGGTCATAATCTCAACAGCCTCTATTAATCTTCAAGAACAACTAATTAAAAAAGATATTAAATCTTTAGAGAAAATCATTCCTTTTAAAATAAAGTTTGGACTCATTAAAGGAATGAGAAACTACCTATGTCTTCGTCGACTTGAAGAACTTGAAAGAAGTCTACTAATACATACATTTAATAAAAACAATCTGGAATCATTATTCCATTGGGCAAAAAATACACAAACTGGTGATAAAGACGAACTTAATTTTGTAGACGAAAAAATTTGGGAAGAAGTATCAGCTAGCACTGAAACATGTTCGGGAATTACCTGCCCTGATGAGAATAAATGTTTCTTCAAAAAAGCAAGAAGAAAAGCATTAGAATGTGATATTATCATAACCAATCATCATTTACTCCTAAATGATCTTTATATAAGAAATGAAATATTGACAGAAAAAGAAAATTATGAAGATACTTCTGAAAAAGATGAGATAGAAGAGGACCTTAACTTAATTCTGCCTAATATAAAAAACATAATAATTGATGAAGCTCATTATCTAGAAGAAGCTGCAAGGGCTCTATTTAGCAAAAATTTTTCAAGAGTTGGTTTAAAACAACTTTTTGCAAAAGTAGATAAAATCATCAAAAGACAAAATATAAGTGGTATATACAAGAAAAATTTTGAAATTGCAACAATGCTAAGTTTTGAAAATATAGATTATATAATAAGAACAAAAAAAGATTTTCCCTCCGTTTACAGAATAACTAGTAATACACATAAAATCGATTTTTACATACGAATTAAAACACACTTAAAGGACATTGTCTATAATCTAGAAAATTATCGATCAGCTATGTCATCAATAACACAAGAACTTGAAAATAAAACAGCAAAAATTGAACTTGAAAGACTAGTTAGGAATATAGAAGAAAAAGAAACATTAATTAAAAATTTCATATCTTTAAATAAAGATGACAATCTTTGTTTTTGGATAGAAAATAAAAAAAATATAACCACATTCAAAACATCAGAAATTTATTTAGGTCCTGGACTAAATAAAATTATGTACAAAAGAGCAAAAAGAATAATTTTTACCTCAGCTACTCTGCTTATAAATCAATCATTTTCATATTTCCTAAACCAAACGGGATTAAACTTAAGCGATAAAGACATAGAAAAGGAAAAAATACCGTATTCTTTTCCTTACAAAGAAAAATCAATGCTAACAGTTACATCTGACATTGAAAACCCCAATAATGAAGAAAAATTTTTAAGTCAATCAATAAAATACATTAAAGAACTTGTATTACTAAATAAAGGCGGAACTTTAATTCTTTTAACATCATTTAAAAGCTTAAAATATACAGAAAAAACAATTAAAGATTTTCTACTTGAAAATGATATAAATCTTTTTATACAAGGAGATTTACCAAAACATGAGTTAATAAATTCTTTTAAAAAATCACAAAAAAAAAGCGTACTCATAGGGATTAAGAATTTCTGGGAAGGAATAGACATTAAAGGAGATAAATTGACAATGGTAATAATGCCCAAACTTCCATTCCAAACTCCCTCAGACCCTGTTTTAATAGCAAAAAATGAATTGGCTATTCAAACAGGAGAAAATTTTTTTAGAAAAGAAACACTACCTCAAGCAATCATGAAATTCAAACAAGGATTTGGAAGGCTAATTAGAGATTCAAAAGATTATGGCATTATAGTATGTTTTGATAAAAGAATTTTCGAGAAAACTTATGGGGAGCTTTTCCTAAAATCCTTACCTAATATAGAAGTCTATTATTCAAAGTTTGAAAACATAAAACTAAAAATAGATATATTTTTTCAAAAAATAGAACAAAATACTATTCTATAG
- the valS gene encoding valine--tRNA ligase: MSSKVSEKYDSKVFEDRIYKKWLDNGVFSPNDSFKHKFSMVAPPPNVTGILHMGHALNFTLQDILIRYKRMKGNNTLWLFGTDHAGIATQSVFEKQLKELGKNKDDFTREEFIDEIFKLKDKHREIIVSQIEKLGASYDHSRERFTLDEEACRAVNKAFVDLYNKGLIYKGEYLVNLDPGTGSVVSDEEVEYIEIVGKIYFIKYLLDDGNFIEVATTRPETMFGDVAVAVNPIDDRYKSLIGREVIVPIANRKVKIIGDSYVDMEFGSGALKITPAHDPNDFEISKRHDIPKINILNKNAKLNENVPVEYQGLSVRDARAKIEKDLKNKGLLIDVKSHKHQVGHCHRSGEVIEPYLSNQWFVRMKPLACNALKALENDEIRFYPKKWENTYKHWLLNIRDWCISRQLVWGHRIPAWYDIKTGDVVVSEHDPSLSEKYKDRHFTRDPDVLDTWFSSWLWPFSSLGWPEATLDFKNYYPTNTLITAYDIIFFWVARMVMAGLEFTGQVPFRDIYITPLLRDKQGRKMSKSLGNGIDPLKIINEYGSDALRFTVSFLSVQGQDLNIDTKDFMFGAKFVNKVFNASKFILSNLDGRVMSDRLDLDDIDKWLLASLNSTIVSLEWAFKNYKYNEATKAVYEFFWNDFCDWYIEISKINLNSKDNNIQNMTICKLIFFLEKSLLLMHPFLPFITEEIYSKLPSSNGILALKSYPETTNMGEFREEFESFNSFKDFIISIRTLRSEFNIVPNIRMNVTLKFDNSFKYERYFKDHEHIAKKLINFDCVFYNEKYENMIGVPNVGFESFADIKGLIDTDKELSRLSKQLEKYERLKSSTLEKLKNQNFLSNAPNEIVELEKSKLEEFDSFILKISNYINNLRE, translated from the coding sequence ATGAGTAGTAAGGTTTCAGAAAAATATGATTCTAAGGTTTTTGAAGATAGAATTTATAAGAAATGGCTAGATAATGGGGTTTTTAGTCCCAATGATAGCTTTAAACACAAATTTAGCATGGTAGCTCCTCCTCCAAATGTTACAGGCATTCTTCATATGGGACATGCTCTTAATTTTACCTTGCAGGATATTCTTATTCGCTACAAGAGAATGAAAGGGAATAATACACTTTGGCTTTTTGGAACAGACCATGCTGGGATTGCGACTCAATCAGTTTTTGAAAAACAGCTTAAAGAGCTTGGAAAGAATAAAGATGATTTTACTCGTGAAGAATTTATTGATGAAATTTTTAAATTAAAGGACAAGCATAGAGAAATAATTGTTAGCCAGATAGAAAAGCTTGGAGCTTCTTATGACCATTCAAGAGAGAGATTTACTCTTGATGAGGAAGCTTGTAGAGCTGTTAATAAAGCATTTGTTGATTTGTATAATAAGGGGTTGATTTATAAGGGGGAATATCTTGTAAATCTTGATCCTGGTACTGGAAGCGTTGTTAGCGACGAAGAAGTTGAGTATATAGAAATTGTTGGGAAAATTTATTTTATTAAGTATTTATTAGATGATGGTAATTTTATTGAGGTTGCAACTACTAGACCTGAGACTATGTTTGGAGATGTAGCTGTTGCTGTTAATCCTATTGATGATAGGTATAAGTCTCTGATTGGTAGAGAGGTTATAGTTCCTATTGCAAATAGAAAGGTTAAGATAATAGGGGATAGCTATGTTGATATGGAATTTGGTAGTGGTGCCTTAAAAATAACGCCTGCACATGATCCTAATGATTTTGAAATTTCAAAAAGGCATGATATCCCTAAAATAAATATCTTAAATAAGAATGCAAAACTTAATGAAAATGTTCCCGTTGAATATCAGGGATTAAGTGTAAGAGATGCAAGAGCTAAGATAGAAAAAGATTTAAAGAATAAAGGGTTATTAATAGATGTTAAGAGTCATAAACATCAAGTTGGGCATTGTCATAGGTCTGGAGAGGTTATTGAACCTTATTTGTCAAATCAGTGGTTTGTGAGAATGAAACCTTTGGCTTGTAATGCTTTAAAGGCTTTAGAAAATGATGAGATTAGATTTTATCCTAAAAAGTGGGAGAATACGTATAAGCATTGGTTATTAAATATTAGGGATTGGTGTATATCTAGACAGTTGGTTTGGGGACACAGAATTCCTGCTTGGTATGATATCAAGACGGGAGATGTTGTTGTTAGTGAGCATGACCCTTCATTAAGTGAGAAGTATAAAGATAGGCATTTTACTAGAGATCCTGATGTACTTGATACTTGGTTTTCTTCTTGGTTATGGCCATTTTCTTCGCTTGGATGGCCAGAGGCTACCCTTGATTTTAAGAATTATTATCCTACAAATACTTTAATTACTGCGTATGACATAATATTTTTTTGGGTAGCAAGGATGGTTATGGCAGGGCTTGAATTTACAGGTCAGGTTCCGTTTAGGGATATATACATAACACCTCTTTTAAGAGACAAACAGGGTAGAAAGATGTCAAAATCTTTAGGTAATGGAATAGATCCTCTTAAAATTATCAATGAATACGGAAGTGATGCTTTGCGTTTTACTGTTTCGTTTTTATCTGTACAGGGACAGGATTTAAATATTGATACTAAAGATTTTATGTTTGGCGCTAAGTTTGTAAATAAAGTATTTAATGCATCTAAATTCATTTTATCAAATTTAGATGGCAGGGTTATGTCAGACAGATTAGATTTAGACGATATTGATAAGTGGTTACTTGCAAGTTTAAATTCTACTATTGTTTCTCTAGAATGGGCGTTTAAAAATTATAAGTATAATGAGGCTACAAAAGCAGTATATGAATTCTTTTGGAATGATTTTTGTGATTGGTATATTGAAATTAGTAAAATTAATTTGAACAGTAAAGATAATAATATTCAAAATATGACTATTTGTAAGTTGATTTTTTTCCTTGAAAAATCTTTACTTTTAATGCATCCTTTTCTACCTTTTATTACTGAAGAGATTTATTCCAAACTTCCATCTTCAAATGGTATATTAGCTTTGAAAAGTTATCCTGAGACTACAAATATGGGAGAGTTTAGGGAAGAATTTGAAAGTTTTAATTCGTTTAAAGATTTTATTATATCTATTAGAACTCTTAGAAGTGAATTTAATATAGTACCAAATATTCGGATGAATGTTACCTTAAAGTTTGATAATTCTTTTAAATATGAGAGATATTTTAAGGATCATGAACATATTGCAAAGAAACTTATTAACTTTGATTGCGTATTTTACAATGAGAAATATGAAAATATGATAGGCGTACCTAATGTTGGTTTTGAAAGTTTTGCAGACATTAAGGGTTTAATAGATACTGATAAAGAACTATCAAGGCTTTCTAAGCAATTAGAGAAGTATGAAAGACTTAAATCTTCAACTTTAGAGAAGCTTAAAAATCAAAATTTCTTGTCAAATGCACCTAACGAGATTGTTGAGCTAGAGAAATCGAAATTGGAAGAGTTTGATTCTTTTATATTAAAAATTAGTAATTACATTAATAATTTAAGAGAATAG